One genomic segment of Vibrio penaeicida includes these proteins:
- a CDS encoding radical SAM protein: MQQADIITSLVHWMPIRYSGLVVETTNRCNAQCAMCYQSSGPKGSDRLGLHSISMEKLLQAVREAPKIETLTRRLHIAGGEAFLRHKDVFSLVETGKEAGFLDITVTTNAYWGENAKKAQRVADQLKEAGLTSAEISWDYWHLEHINPTAVSNALVALSNAGIDINLRLLTTKKHHVGEALELLAPDAVSRVNRITSSPVFRTGRAEKQIESEEIYESENAESGSCHSSLNLTINAAGYVSPCCAGFDQTQLYKLGNINQESIVNITNRMNRDPIIRMLVFSGPGTFLPVLEAAGISVGDKFTNMCQLCWKIFSNPEAVEVIKSISDVSTKLALSKMLQSLEELKEANYGQN; the protein is encoded by the coding sequence ACTTGTTCACTGGATGCCAATAAGATACAGCGGCTTAGTGGTAGAAACCACTAACCGCTGCAACGCTCAGTGTGCAATGTGCTATCAAAGTTCCGGTCCTAAAGGATCGGATAGGCTAGGTCTTCACTCTATATCCATGGAAAAGCTCCTTCAGGCTGTACGTGAAGCACCCAAAATTGAAACATTAACTCGACGCTTACATATCGCAGGGGGTGAAGCCTTCTTGCGCCACAAAGATGTTTTCTCGCTCGTCGAAACCGGTAAAGAGGCTGGCTTTCTCGATATCACCGTAACGACCAACGCGTATTGGGGTGAAAACGCCAAAAAAGCCCAACGCGTCGCTGACCAATTGAAAGAAGCAGGGCTTACCAGTGCAGAAATCAGTTGGGACTATTGGCATTTAGAACACATCAACCCTACCGCCGTATCAAATGCGCTCGTCGCTTTATCCAATGCGGGTATCGATATCAATCTTCGGCTGCTCACCACCAAAAAACACCACGTAGGAGAAGCTCTAGAACTGCTCGCGCCAGATGCGGTATCGAGAGTTAATCGCATCACCTCATCTCCCGTGTTCAGAACAGGACGTGCAGAGAAACAAATCGAAAGTGAGGAAATATACGAATCTGAAAATGCAGAATCAGGGAGTTGCCACAGCTCGTTAAATTTAACCATTAATGCGGCTGGGTACGTTTCTCCTTGTTGTGCAGGCTTTGATCAAACACAGCTTTACAAGCTAGGGAATATTAACCAAGAGTCCATCGTGAACATCACAAACAGGATGAATAGAGATCCGATCATTCGAATGTTGGTGTTCTCAGGACCAGGAACATTCCTTCCGGTTTTGGAAGCAGCGGGTATATCAGTGGGCGATAAGTTCACCAATATGTGCCAGCTATGTTGGAAAATATTTTCTAACCCCGAGGCAGTGGAAGTTATAAAAAGTATCAGTGACGTCAGTACAAAATTAGCACTATCTAAAATGCTACAAAGTTTAGAAGAGCTGAAAGAGGCAAATTATGGACAGAATTAA
- a CDS encoding phosphotransferase gives MIPPSLTHTLISDYQLEVKAIEPLTKGRAQLYKLRDANGEWVVKYQSSPPFTLSHEAEIYQCMGLSYCAPKITIHGNSWISVINRESPFGESTNQGYVLVRPFIEGKHPDNTPSDFFLLGQSLAELHAHFDRIPTLKTRCSEFNTKAQIQQCEQFVRSDSTNAVHNHALPFNAPALFDGIWRAYHSSLLQGDQKLQQDPKLKQTQSKVCIGDAHRLNCMVTPQHEWLWMDFEDVVLAPREYDLATMIWSTLSQRLSAPLWHAGLSGYLEQVQEPEQLDLSILPLLIVIRQCWWLNLHYQKYQAIPDKNIAHKIEQGLQLLSSLCKQI, from the coding sequence ATGATTCCGCCATCTCTCACTCACACTTTGATCTCCGATTACCAATTGGAGGTCAAAGCCATCGAGCCACTCACCAAAGGCAGAGCGCAGCTCTATAAATTGCGCGATGCAAACGGTGAGTGGGTTGTGAAATACCAAAGCTCGCCCCCTTTTACCCTTTCCCACGAAGCCGAAATATACCAATGTATGGGGCTGTCTTATTGCGCCCCTAAAATCACGATTCATGGAAATTCATGGATAAGTGTCATCAATAGAGAAAGCCCCTTCGGAGAATCTACAAACCAAGGTTATGTGTTGGTTCGCCCTTTTATTGAAGGTAAACACCCAGACAATACACCCAGCGATTTTTTCCTATTGGGGCAGTCTCTTGCTGAACTGCACGCTCATTTTGACCGAATACCTACCCTAAAAACTCGTTGCTCAGAATTCAACACTAAAGCGCAAATCCAACAATGTGAGCAATTTGTGCGATCCGATTCGACAAACGCGGTACATAACCATGCACTCCCTTTCAACGCACCAGCCCTTTTCGATGGCATATGGCGTGCTTACCATTCGTCTTTATTGCAAGGAGATCAGAAGCTGCAACAAGATCCTAAATTAAAGCAAACGCAGAGTAAGGTCTGCATTGGTGATGCGCATCGCCTTAACTGCATGGTGACGCCGCAACATGAATGGCTTTGGATGGATTTTGAAGATGTGGTTTTAGCACCAAGGGAATACGATCTTGCGACAATGATATGGTCGACGCTATCGCAACGGCTGTCTGCCCCACTCTGGCATGCAGGGCTTTCAGGGTACTTAGAGCAAGTACAAGAACCAGAACAATTAGACCTCAGTATATTGCCTTTGCTTATTGTGATTCGTCAGTGTTGGTGGCTAAATTTGCACTACCAGAAGTACCAAGCGATACCCGATAAAAATATTGCACATAAAATAGAGCAAGGGTTACAACTC